The Haloferax sp. Atlit-12N genome segment GCTATGTCTCTCTCGTTGAGCTGTTACCGTTGCGGGGAGCGCTACGCCGACGGCATCCGGGTCAGGTGCGCCTGCGGGGAACCGCTCTGGGTCGACACGGACCCGACGGCATTCTCGTGGGCCGACTGTCGAGACCGGGGTGGGATGTGGCGGTACGAAGCGCTGTTGCCAATTGATCGCCCCGAGGGTGTCGCGCGGGCCGCGGGCGGCACGCCCCTCGTCAGGAGCCCCGGACTCGACGACGCCGCGGGCGCTCGGGTGTTCGTCAAAGACGAGGGTGAGAATCCAACCGGAGCGTACAAGGACCGCGGGAGTGCGGTGGCCGTTCCGCACACCGTCGCGACCGGTGGCGACGTCGTCGGCACGGTCTCGTACGGCAACATGGCGATCAGCACCGCTGCCCACGCGGCAAGCCTCGATCGGGAGTGCGTCGTGTTCGTTCCGGAGCAGACCTCGTCAGTGCGGCTGGAGCTCATCGCTCAGTACGAGCCGACCATCGTACAGGTCGCCGGCGACTACGGGAAGCTGTACGGGGACGCGCTTGAGCTGTCCAAGCGCCTCCCAATCGACGTGCTCGTGAGCGACGTGCCCACCCGCATCAGCGGGTACAAAACGGCACTATTCGAGATTTACGAGTCGCTCGCCCCGGCGACGCCCGACGTGATCGCGCTACCGGCGAGCTCCGGTGGATTCGCTTCGGGGATCTGGCTCGGAATCCGGGACCT includes the following:
- a CDS encoding threonine synthase, producing MWRYEALLPIDRPEGVARAAGGTPLVRSPGLDDAAGARVFVKDEGENPTGAYKDRGSAVAVPHTVATGGDVVGTVSYGNMAISTAAHAASLDRECVVFVPEQTSSVRLELIAQYEPTIVQVAGDYGKLYGDALELSKRLPIDVLVSDVPTRISGYKTALFEIYESLAPATPDVIALPASSGGFASGIWLGIRDLERAGLIAEPPRLCLVQTATADPLTRAFEAGETEPTPLSPDETGDTIAHSIGNPDPPSGAPALAAVRDTDGAVVSVTDDEIRTAQRRFAVDGGFCVEPASATTLAGVSRLAERGDIAADESVVLVPTGTGFKEMGTGETEVATETVHRDALRDQLESLLAP